The nucleotide window GCGTTTGTttgttatttcctttttaaaatgtttttattttttccaacTGTTTAATGCTTTTCCCTTTAGAAAATggaaataatattaataaaaatcattgaATAAATAATCCTACACCAAATAGGcaatagtttataattttggGGTCAATTTGTTATCTTTATTATGGGTCTCGGCCCACTCAATTTATTTGTGAAAGCTGTAAAAAAGAGGAACAAGAACAAGTTCTATCACTTTGGCTTCACCATTACACAACTTGCTCTTCCTCTGACTGgcctaacttttttttttttggcattcataaatcacggcaaGACCATGGCCTAATCTCAACGCCGCTCTTATGTTCGTTGGTGTCATTCTTCTCGCCAGCTTTTCTCTTAAACTGTGAAGATTCACAaaccaaaaaccctaatttgatATGTAATATAGGGTTTTCTCAATATTCCAACATCACGATTCACAAGTTGTTGGTAGGAGGTAAAGAAAACGCATTCTACATTTTTGTGCATTGAAAACAGTCTATAGTTTTATTATGATCAAGCAAAACCATAAGCAAACTATtgtaagaaaccaaaaaaaaaaaaaattgcaacaCAACCATTCTATTCTATGATTCAGCTAGTGTTTCTTGACTTGACTTTGTGGCACTTACTTTTTCTACTTTTAGGAAGGAATATATATATGGGGACATATATAGTACATTAGATGACTTTAGTACAATATGATAAATCAATTTCTTGGGAAAAAAAAAGCGAAACAGAATCAACTTGCAAGCAAATTTACAAAGGGAAGTGATATTGATTGTATATATGTGATAGAGATAAGtccaataatttttttctatgaGAGAATCATAttccttttgatttttttccaaacaTTGTTTCCGATCGAATTGATTCACGTAGAAACATGTGGTAGTGTAATCCTAATTATTGAATATATTATTACGTGGAGAAATACACGTTCCACATTTCTTATTTTCCAGGCGAATATATACAACAACAACGTTGTAATCTTTCTATAAAACCTCATCACTTGAATTCATTTGATGTATAAatcaaacacaaaacaaaacctCAACACATGTCTAGTCAGAGAGAAGTACGGTGCCGTTGCGGTAGATGGATGTGGGCTCAACCGGGCGCTGGTGCTATCCAATGCTCAACTTGCCATACCGTGACGCAGCTCCACTCGCTCGTTGATGTACTGCGCGGTGCGCACCGCATGATTTATGGGCTTCAACAGCTACgtcgacaacaacaacaaccgccacaGATGATGATGGCTCAACGGTCACCACCACAGATGATGGTGGCTCAACGGTCACCACCACAGATGATGGTTCAACGGTCACCACCACAGATGATGATGGCTCAActgtcaccaccaccacctcccaGGTTGCTCGAGGCTCTTCCCTCGCCGTTTGGGAAGAAGAGAGCGGTTTTATGCGGTGTGAACTATAGAGGGAAAAGCTATAGCTTGAAAGGTTGCATTAGCGATGCAAAGTCCATGAGAAGTTTCTTGGTTCAACAAATGGGTTTCCCTATTGAATCTATTCTCATGCTCACAggttctttcttcttcacttctctaaaacaacttttttttatcaactctCTAAAGTCCCTAAAAATTGAGGACCAGCTCAATAATTTTATGGACCattggtcaaaaaaaaaatcgaagcaactttatttaaagatattgtaaataatattttataatatttatggtGAATAAAAAATACAGtcatataaaatagttattttgtGTCATTTTCATTATactttttgtataaatataatgaCCTTTAACTATTAAGATTATggaagtgacaaaaaaaaactagtaagATTATGGGGAGAGAGGATTGGGACGGtcgcatttttttttttggtaaaacggGACGGTCGCATTGTTCTCTCCTATGCTTAAACTGGCACTGATGAGTGTTTGCTGTTATTGCAGAAGATGAAACTTGTCCGAAGAAAATACCGACGAAGAGAAACATGAGAAAGGCAATGAAATGGTTAGTTGAAGGAAACAGAGCAAGAGACTCACTTTTCTTCCACTACTCTGGTCACGGAGCTCAGCAGAAAGACTACGATGGAGATGAGATCGACGGTCAAGATGAAGCCTTGATCCCTTTAGACCATGAGACAGAAGGAAAAATCATCGATGACGAGATTAACGAGATACTCGTGAGGCCACTAGTCCATGGAGCTAAGCTTCACGCTGTGGTCGACGCTTGTAACAGTGGGACTGTCTTTGACCTATCCTTCGTTTGCAGGATGG belongs to Raphanus sativus cultivar WK10039 unplaced genomic scaffold, ASM80110v3 Scaffold0866, whole genome shotgun sequence and includes:
- the LOC108830833 gene encoding metacaspase-3 isoform X2, whose protein sequence is MSSQREVRCRCGRWMWAQPGAGAIQCSTCHTVTQLHSLVDVLRGAHRMIYGLQQLRRQQQQPPQMMMAQRSPPQMMVAQRSPPQMMVQRSPPQMMMAQLSPPPPPRLLEALPSPFGKKRAVLCGVNYRGKSYSLKGCISDAKSMRSFLVQQMGFPIESILMLTEDETCPKKIPTKRNMRKAMKWLVEGNRARDSLFFHYSGHGAQQKDYDGDEIDGQDEALIPLDHETEGKIIDDEINEILVRPLVHGAKLHAVVDACNSGTVFDLSFVCRMERNGSYDWEHQGSGRFYKGTDGGGAFCFSACDDDEASGYTPVFTGKNAGAMTYSFINAVKTAGPAPTYGQLLNLMCSSIREAQSRLTYTDSDESSEPLLTSSEKFDIYKTKFVL
- the LOC108830833 gene encoding metacaspase-3 isoform X1; translated protein: MSSQREVRCRCGRWMWAQPGAGAIQCSTCHTVTQLHSLVDVLRGAHRMIYGLQQLRRQQQQPPQMMMAQRSPPQMMVAQRSPPQMMVQRSPPQMMMAQLSPPPPPRLLEALPSPFGKKRAVLCGVNYRGKSYSLKGCISDAKSMRSFLVQQMGFPIESILMLTEDETCPKKIPTKRNMRKAMKWLVEGNRARDSLFFHYSGHGAQQKDYDGDEIDGQDEALIPLDHETEGKIIDDEINEILVRPLVHGAKLHAVVDACNSGTVFDLSFVCRMERNGSYDWEHQGSGRFYKGTDGGGAFCFSACDDDEASGYTPVFTGKNAGAMTYSFINAVKTAGPAPTYGQLLNLMCSSIREAQSRLTYTDSDESSLCLQEPLLTSSEKFDIYKTKFVL